In Neoarius graeffei isolate fNeoGra1 chromosome 15, fNeoGra1.pri, whole genome shotgun sequence, a single genomic region encodes these proteins:
- the ticam1 gene encoding TIR domain-containing adapter molecule 1: MAEETALVDEKKLSDLCVSLNTVMNSLSEKSISGSRGTENISGEHTAAGSLTMGSSLQPSTRTTDALKAQKPQRDDSYPSSLRSTSTSCSSYSLEISVSTTNNSNKESRPLPLKTPPESRDGEIHGATPPNQKPVSSVTKSYRPSGPKPHQEKEELAESKFSQCLDKHGSSEIVTHKSIESRLEKTFLSSPSGDGKVGAQPMSTSQSPKATSIQEVGNYDSFSPEKRASQEEEDMFYAFVILHAQEDSEEAVRLKSRLEKISLTTGATFSEDFAVPGQSTFRCVEEAIENSAFVMLLLTPNFNTHLNEANTDSALMNSLEKPHKYNTVIPLLPRANGLTRDQMPLILRTKNPLDEIRDRDVFEKKVQKVLDWKNIKKQKLMWQLAQKVKKQREEQQRLQEERRYHRDLFQECTRARDLEAQIQQMRQQPNLHQGFPGRPQSFDPRPFQSPSPVPSYYSGNMWQQPSSHIHIQNARCIMIGDNSTMTVGGGVDSGDEDNL; encoded by the coding sequence ATGGCAGAAGAGACAGCACTGGTGGACGAGAAGAAACTATCAGATCTCTGTGTGAGCCTTAACACTGTGATGAATAGCCTCTCAGAAAAATCAATCTCAGGATCAAGAGGCACTGAAAATATCTCTGGAGAACACACAGCCGCTGGAAGTCTGACTATGGGTTCTTCTTTACAGCCAAGCACGCGAACCACTGACGCATTAAAAGCTCAGAAACCTCAACGAGATGATAGCTATCCATCCTCTCTTCGCTCCACCTCCACTTCTTGCAGCTCCTACAGCCTAGAAATCAGCGTATCCACAACCaataacagtaacaaagaatcTAGACCACTGCCTTTAAAGACACCTCCAGAAAGCAGAGATGGTGAAATCCATGGGGCCACGCCCCCAAATCAGAAACCAGTTTCTTCAGTAACAAAGTCATATAGACCTTCAGGTCCTAAGCCACACCAAGAAAAGGAGGAGTTGGCAGAATCAAAGTTCAGTCAGTGCTTAGATAAGCATGGCAGTTCAGAGATTGTAACACACAAGAGTATAGAATCCAGACTGGAGAAGACATTTTTGTCCAGCCCTAGTGGTGATGGGAAGGTCGGAGCTCAACCAATGTCAACAAGCCAGTCACCTAAAGCAACTTCCATTCAGGAAGTTGGAAATTATGACAGTTTTAGTCCAGAGAAGCGAGCCAGCCAGGAGGAAGAGGACATGTTTTATGCATTTGTAATCCTGCATGCACAGGAGGACTCTGAAGAAGCTGTAAGACTCAAGTCCAGGTTGGAGAAGATTTCCTTAACAACTGGAGCAACTTTCTCTGAGGATTTTGCAGTACCCGGCCAGTCCACCTTCAGATGTGTGGAGGAAGCAATCGAAAACTCTGCCTTCGTCATGCTACTGCTTACGCCAAACTTTAACACTCACCTAAATGAAGCAAACACAGATTCTGCACTCATGAACTCCCTTGAAAAACCACACAAATACAACACTGTCATCCCTTTGCTGCCCCGGGCCAATGGTTTGACTCGTGACCAAATGCCCTTAATTTTGAGAACTAAAAACCCACTAGATGAAATAAGGGACAGAGATGTTTTTGAAAAGAAGGTCCAAAAGGTCTTGGACTGGAAAAACATAAAGAAACAGAAGTTAATGTGGCAACTGGCACAAAAGGTAAAGAAACAACGGGAAGAACAGCAAAGGTTGCAGGAGGAGAGACGGTACCATAGAGACTTGTTTCAAGAGTGTACAAGGGCCCGGGACTTAGAGGCGCAAATACAGCAGATGCGACAGCAACCCAATTTACATCAGGGTTTTCCTGGAAGGCCACAGTCATTTGATCCTAGGCCTTTCCAAAGTCCAAGTCCGGTGCCTTCATATTACAGTGGAAATATGTGGCAACAGCCATCATCCCACATTCACATCCAGAATGCTCGTTGCATCATGATTGGTGATAATTCCACCATGACTGTGGGAGGAGGTGTAGACTCTGGGGATGAAGATAATTTATGA